Within the Polaribacter pectinis genome, the region TAATTTTAAAGGCTGGAATACTGATATTAAATAATTCGAAAATATATTTACCTAAAAGAATAAAAACAGTAACAATAATAAATGCTATTAAATTAGCTCTTTTATTAATGTCATTTTTTGTTTTCTTATCTGCACCTTGAGTTAAAGACACAAAAACTGTCATGTTAGAAATTGGGTTGGTTATTGCAAAAAAAGCAGTAAAAACAGTTATTGAAAACGTTATTAAATTATCCATTTATTATTTTATTAGCACTCATTAAATTGATTTTTTTTTAATTTAAATAAAAATATTCACTTTGTAGCACCAAAAATAAATGCCAAAAAAAATTTATTTTTTCTCTCCCAAAACCTTCATTAAATAAGCATTTTGTTTTTCTAAAAGTTCATTGGTTTTATTCATTAACTCGATATTTTTAGGCGTAACAACTTTGGTGTTTTTTGGGTCGTCTGCTTCTTTTTTCAAAGAATTCATCACTTTAACAACTATAAAAACGGTAAAAGCAATTACTAAAAAATCTACTCCAGCTTCCAATAATTTTCCGTAACCAATGGCAATTTCCTCTGGATTTGCTTTTCCATCAACCATAATAGCTTCTCGCAAAACTATTTTTCTGTTTTCCCAATTTGCACCATCTGTCATAAAAGATAAAGGTGGCATTAAAACCTCTTTTACCAATACATTTACCACTTTATTAAATGCTGTACCAATGATAACACCAATAGCGATGTCTATCATATTTCCTTTTACTGCAAATTCTTTAAACTCTTTAAATAACTTAAATTTCATCATCTTTTTTTCTTTATTCTATTCT harbors:
- the mscL gene encoding large conductance mechanosensitive channel protein MscL: MKFKLFKEFKEFAVKGNMIDIAIGVIIGTAFNKVVNVLVKEVLMPPLSFMTDGANWENRKIVLREAIMVDGKANPEEIAIGYGKLLEAGVDFLVIAFTVFIVVKVMNSLKKEADDPKNTKVVTPKNIELMNKTNELLEKQNAYLMKVLGEKK